Below is a window of Halomonas sp. Bachu 37 DNA.
AGCCACGCGCCCGTGTACCGCCGCGATGGCATAGTTGGGTGCCAGGTGGCCGCGATCATAACCGCTACCGGAGTAGTCGTCGGTACCCACCGGCCAAAGCGTGCGCCAATCGGCCCGAAAACCGGGTCGAGAACCGATGCTTGTATCTTTCACGGCATGCAGCTGATAGCTGACCCAGAGTGAGTTCACTCGTACATCGGACCATCCGGCAAGGTAGCCTTCATTGCTCAGCACGCGATAAAAGGAGGTGGGGTGCAGCTTTTCCCAGGTAGGAAGGCCCCTCCAGCTGGAAGCGTCATGATGTTGTCGCTCCTGGTATTGCCAGAGTCCCGAGGCGACGACCACAAAAAGCAGGGAGATTCCCAGGCGGCGCCCCTGGCGACGCCAACGAAAAAGCTTTCTAGGCAATTCGGTTCACTCCCCTTATCCCTGCTTGGCAACTGTTTCGATCAGTTTACCACCCTAACGAGAACATGGTTTCCAGGTCGTGGCGCGAGTGGACCTGCATGGCATTGAGCGTTTCTGTATCGCGAATCCCCTCGACGGCATTCAAGCGCTCGGTCACCAGTTCCGCCAGGCTTTCGAAATCGGGAGTGCGGGCAATCGCCACCAGATCATAGCGACCGCAAGTGGAATAAACCTCGCTAATGCCATCGACGTCCGCCAGCCGTTCGGCGACCGCCTTGACCTGGCCTTTATCGGTATTGATCAAGATCACAGCATTTTGCATGACGCCTCCATTGGCATGAATACGGTAGGTGATTGCGCCGCGAGTATAACAGCCCCTTTAAGCCTGCCCCAACGCTCTCGGCCGGGCTCTTTCGGCTCGCTTTATGGTTCCATCCAGCTATTCTTCCAACCCTGACTTCGACATGCTCCCCGGCGCGACCAATTGTCGCTCGGCAAGTGCCGAATTCGCACATCCAAATGGCTTAGGCTAGCATGGCGGCTTAACTCCGTCAGGTAGGCACTTGATCAGGCAGAGACCTTGCCAGTCAAGCATCGTGGAGTCGAAATCGTGGAGTCGAAGAGGTGGCCAACCACCCGATGGAACCGTGACCAAAACGCCGTATATGGCGATAAGGAGAAACCATGGCTAATCAAAGCCGTCGTACGTTCATGCGCAACAGTCTCATGGGACTCGCCACCCTACCGCTTGGTGCCGGCATTCTATCCAAGACGGCCTTCGCCCAGGAATTGCCGCGCCTGGACCCCGAATCGCCCAATGCCCAGGCGCTCAACTACGTGGAAGAAGCCAGCGAGGCCAGCGATCATCCCGCTTACGAAGAAGGCGAACGCTGCGATAACTGCATGTTCTTCGTGGAAGATACCGAAGGCTGCCAGCTCTTCCCGCAACACAGCGTGGAACCGGGCGGCTGGTGCCAGTCCTGGACGGCTCAAGCCTGACCTTGGCGGCCTCGCCGTCAGCCTGAAACCAGGTGTTGAAAAAAGCTGTTTACAAGCACTATCCCGCATCCAGGTGCAGGATAGTGCGTTCTGCGCCTACGTTTCGGCTCCTTTCGTGCCTCACTCCCCTTCCGTTATCGGCCACTGATAACGCCGGGTAACACGATCCTCTTCGCGAGATTCCAGCCGTACCGGGAACCCCCACAATTGGTGAAGATGCCGGATCACCGGGTAAACGCTTCTGGCCAATGGACGGCGACCGTCCTGTACGTGATGCAGCGTCAGCGAACGATCTCCGCGAATATCGGCCTCGACTATCTGAATATTGGGCTCCCGAACCGACAATGCATACTGGGTGGACAAGGCTTCGCGAATGCGACGATAGCCACGCTCGTCGTGAATGGCGCCGACTTCCAGGGTTTCCTCCTGGTCGTCATCGACCACCAAGAACAGCTTCAGGTCGCGCATTACCTTGGGTGAAAGAAACTGCTGGATAAAAGACTCGTCCTTGAAGTTGCGCATGGCGAACTCGAGACTATCCCGCCAGGGACTTCCAGCCAGGTCCGGAAACCATTCGCGATCCTCATCGGTGGGAGCCTCGCAGATACGCCTGATATCGGTGAAGATGGCGAATCCCAGAGCGTAGGGATTGATGCCGCTGTAATAGGGGCTATCGAAATCGGGCTGCTGAATCACCGCCGAGTGGGATTGCAGGAACTCCAGCATCAGTCCTTCATCCACGCGGCCATCGTCATACAGCCGGTTCATCAGGGTGTAGTGCCAGAAGCAGGCCCAGCCTTCGTTCATGACCTGGGTCTGGCGCTGGGGATAGAAATACTGCGCCATCTTGCGCACGATGCGCACGATTTCCCGCTGCCACGGCGCCAGCAGGGGGGCGTTCTTCTCGATGAAATACAGCAGATTTTCCTGAGGCTCGGGTGGATAACGACCGCCGACATGCAGCCCCAGCGGGTCCTCTCCGCTCATGTCGCTGCCCGCCAGGATATCGCTGTCGCCCTCTGGCTGGGGAATGGTTCGCCACAGCATGTTGACCTGAGTCTGCAGATAGCGTTCGCGCTCCTCCTGGCGTCGCGCTTCTTCCGAGGCGGAAACAGGAGAAGGCCGCTTGTAGCGATCGACGCCGTAATTCTGCAGCGCATGACAGGCATCCAGCAACTGCTCGACCGCCTGCACGCCATGGCGCTCCTCACACTGGCTGATGTACTTGCGGGCGAAGACCAGGTAGTCGACGATCGACTCCGCATCGGTCCAGGCGCGGAACAGATAGTTGCCCTTGAAGAAGGAGTTGTGACCGTAGCAGGCGTGGGCCATCACCAGCACCTGCATCATCAAGGTATTCTCCTCCATGAGATAGGCGATGCAGGGATCGGAGTTGATCACCAGCTCATAGGCCAGGCCCATCTGGCCACGCTTGTAGGCCTGCTCCACGGCCAGAAACTGCTTTCCGAACGACCAGTGGTGATAACCCACCGGCATGCCCACGCTGGCGTAGGCGTCCATCATCTGTTCGGTGGTGATGAGCTCGATCTGATTGGGGTAGGTATCCAGACGGTACTCGTCCGCCAGGCGCGCCAACTCCTCGTCGAAACGTTCCAGAGTGGCGAAATTCCAGTCAGAGCCCGTGGCAATCGGTTCTCGGCGTGCATTCATGGGATGCTCCTGACGCGTGTCGTTCCCGCGACTATTGGTTGAGCCTGCGCTTGAACAGATCGCGGAAGACCGGATAGATGTCCCCCGCCTCGACGATCTGGCGCATGGCGAACCGCTCCGGGAAACGCTGGGCCACCGTGGTGTACTCATGCCACAACGATTGATGCTCGTGAGGAGTGATCTCCACGTAGGCAAAGTACTGCAGCTGCGGCATCAGTTGCTTGGCGAGCAGTTCGCGGCAGATATCGGAATCGTCGTCCCAGTTATCGCCGTCGCTGGCCTGCGCCACGTACAGGTTCCATTGCTCGGCGGGATAGCGCTTGTCGATGATCTGCTTGACCAGCGTCAAGGCGCTGGACACGATGGTGCCGCCGGTCTCCCGGGAGTAGAAGAACTCCTCCTCGCCCACTTCCCGGGCCGCTGTATGGTGGCGCACGAAGACCAGCTCGACCTTCTCGTAATGGCGCTCGAGAAACAGGTACAGCAGCAGAAAGAAACGCTTGGCGATATCCTTGTGGTTCTGGGTCATCGACCCCGACACGTCCATGATGCAGAACATCACCGCCTGGCTCGACGGCTGGGGCTGGGCGGTCAACTGGTGATAGCGCAGGTCGTAGGTATCGATGAACGGCACCGCCCCCAGGCGCTTTTCCAGGCGCTGGATTTCCGCTTTCAATTCGGTGATGCGAGCAGGATTGCGCAGTACCGGGTCCTTGCACTCTTCCAGCTGCAGGGCTTCGCAGGCCTCTTTCAAGGCGCGTTTTATCGGCGCTCGCATGGCGATGCGGCGGGCATACGCCTCCCGCATCGAGCGGGTGATGCTGATCCGGGCGGGAACCCCATCGCGGCTCAACCCCGCCCGCACCATCTTGACCTCGTTCAACGACTTCAAGGGCTTACGCTGCAGATGGGGAAGCTCCAGACCGTCGAAGACGAATTCCAGGAACTCCTCACGGCTGAGGGTAAAGGCGAATTCATCGACCCCTTCGCCCTGGTTGGAGGCATTGCCTTCACCGCTGCCCTGCCCGCCCTGGCCACCGCTGGGACGGCGAATCCGGTCACCTTCGAGAAATTCCTTGTTGCCCGGCGCGACGATCGAATTCGCGCCCCCCTGACCGTGCTGGAATACCGGCTCGGAAATATCCTTGGTGGGTATCGACACTTTCTCGCCACGCTCCATGTCGGTGATGGAACGGCGGTTCACCGCCTCCTCCACCGAGCGCTTGATATGCTTGCGATAGCGCTCCAGAAAGCGCTGTCGGTTGACCGCGCTCTTGTGCTTGGCATTCGGCCTTCGATCGATAAAGTAGGTCATGGGACCTCCGACAAGGCTTACTGGGATTTACGGACTCGCAGATACCACTCGGACAGCAGGCGAACCTGTTTTTCCGTGTAACCGCGATCCACCATGCGCGCGACGAAGTCCTCATGCTTGCTCTGATCCGACTTGGAAGCCTTGGCATTGAAGGAGATGACCGGCAGTAGCTCCTCGGTATTGGCGAACATCTTGTGCTCGATGACTCCCTTGAGCTTCTCGTACGATTGCCAGCTGGGGTTCATGCCGTTGTTCTGGGCCCGGGCCCGTAGCACGAAATTGACCACCTCGTGGCGGAAGTCCTTGGGATTGGAGATACCCGCCGGCTTCTCGATCTTCTCCAGATCCTCGTTGAGCGCCTGCCGGTCGAGCAGTTCGCCGGTTTCCGGGTCGCGATACTCCTGGTCCTGAATCCAGAAATCGGCGTAGGTGACATAGCGGTCGAAGATATTCTGGCCGTACTCGCTGTACGACTCGAGATAGGCGGTCTGAATCTCCTTGCCGATGAAGTCGACATAACGCGGCGCCAAAAACTCCTTGATGAAGCCCAGGTAGCGTTCGAAGGTCTCGCTGGGCAGTTGCTCGCGTTCGAGTGCCTGCTCGAGCACGTACAGTAGATGCACCGGGTTGGCCGCCACTTCGGTACCGTCGAAGTTGAACACCTTGGACAGGATCTTGAAGGCAAAGCGCGTCGAAAGCCCCTCCATGCCTTCATCCACGCCCGCGGCGTCACGGTACTCCTGGATCGACTTGGCGCGAGGGTCGGTATCCTTCAGGTTCTCGCCATCGTAGACGCGCATCTTGGAATAGATGCTCGAATTTTCCGGCACCTTGAGGCGCGAAAGCACGGAAAACTGCGCCAGCATGCGCAGGGTATCCGGGGCGCAGGGTGCGGCGTTGAGCGAGGATTCCTCGAGCAGTTTCTGGTAGATCTTGATCTCTTCGGAGACGCGCAGGCAGTAAGGCACCTTGACGATATAGACCCGGTCGAGGAACGCCTCGTTGTTGCGGTTGTTACGAAACGCCTGCCACTCCGATTCGTTGGAGTGGGCCAGGATAATGCCATCGAAGGGGATCGCGCCCATGCCTTCGGTGGGATTGTAGTTGCCTTCCTGGGTCGCGGTGAGCAAGGGGTGCAGCACCTTGATCGGCGCCTTGAACATCTCGACGAATTCCATCAGCCCCTGGTTGGCGCGGCACAGCCCCCCGGAAAAGCTGTAGGCGTCGGGATCGTCCTGGGAATAGAGTTCGAGCTGGCGGATATCCACCTTGCCCACCAACGAGGAGATATCCTGGTTGTTCTCGTCGCCGGGCTCGGTCTTGGAGATGGCGATCTGGTTCAGGCGCGAGGGATACAGCCGCACCACGCGGAAACGGGAGATATCCCCGCCGTACTCCTTGAGCCGCTTGGCCGCCCAAGGCGACATGATGCTTTTCAAGTGACGCTGGGGGATGCGGTACTCCTTCTCTAGCAGTTCGCCATCCTCTTCCGGCGAGAACAGCCCCAGCGGCGACTCGTAGACCGGAGAATCCTTGATGGCGTAGAACGGAATCCGCTCCATGAGCAGCTTCAAGCGTTCCGCCAATGACGACTTGCCCCCACCCACCGGCCCCAGCAGATAGAGTATCTGCTTGCGCTCCTCCAACCCCTGGGCGGCATGGCGGAAGTAGGCCACGATCTGCTCGATGGACTCTTCCATGCCATGGAACTCGGCAAAGGCCGGGTAACGGCGGATCACCTTGTTGGAAAAGATGCGCGAAAGCCGCGGGTCCTTGGCGGTGTCGATGACATCGGGCTCGCCTATCGCCTCGAGCAGGCGCTCGGCGGCGCCAGCGTAGACCGACGGGTCGCGCCGGCACATTTCAAGGTATTCCTGCAGACTCATATCTTCTTGCTGAACACGGCTGAAACGGTCTTGTACGTGATCAAAGATGCTCATTGAAGCCTCCTGTATCCCAGCCCCGGGCTCACATACCAGGGACGATGGGTATCGCACTATTAGCGTAGACAGCATTAGCGAAGAGTGGAGGCCGTCACTTCAACGCAGTCAGGTCAGACTGCGCAGGCCCGTTTCCATATCGGCAAGCAGATCGTCGAGAAGTTCGGTCGTGGTGTTCCAGGCGCAGACGAAACGCACCCCACCCGCACCGATGAAGGTATAGAACGTCCAGCCGCGCTGGCGCAGATAGTCGATCAAGACGGGCGGAAGCTCGACGAACACACTGTTGGCCTGGGTCGGGAACATCAACGAGACTCCGGGCAGCGAGGCCAATCTACGGGCGAGATAGGCCGCCATGGCGTTGGCGTGTTCGGCATTGGTGCGCCAGGCGCCGCTTTCCAGCAGGCCGAGCCAGGGCGCGGCGATGAAGCGCATCTTGGAGGCCAGCTGGCCCGCCTGCTTGCAGCGCCAGGCGAAGTCCTCGGCCAGGTCACGATTGAAGAACAGGATCGCCTCGCCGAATGCCAGTCCATTCTTGGTGCCCGAGAAGCACAGCGCGTCCACCCCCACCTGCCAGGTCAGTTCCGCTGGAGTCGCGTCCAGCGCCGCGCAGGCATTGGCGAAGCGCGCGCCGTCCATGTGCAGGCGCAGATCGTACTTGTCCGCCACCGCGCGGATGGCCAGCAGCTCTTCGCGGGAGTACACAGTGCCCACTTCGGTGGCCTGGGTCAGCGAGATGACCTTGGGCTTGGGATAATGGATGTCGTTGCGCTTGGTGACCAGCGCCTCGATTCCTTCCGGCGTCAGCTTGCCGTTGACGCCGGGAGACGTCAGCAGCTTGGCGCCATTGGAAAAAAACTCCGGGCCGCCGCACTCGTCGGTTTCGATATGCGCCAATTCGTGGCAGATGACGCTATGGAAGCTGCGTCCCATGGCGGCCAGTGCCAGCGAATTGGCTGCCGTACCGTTGAAAACGAAGAATACCTCGCAATCGTAATCGAACATTTTCCGAAAACGATCCGCCGCTCGCGCGGTCCAGCTGTCGTTGCCGTAGGCCAGGTCATCGGTCTGGTTGGCCTTGAGCAGGTACTCCATGGCTTCGGGGCAGATGCCTGAGGTATTGTCGCTGGCGAGAAAACGCGGGGTACACTCCGGGGTCATGACGAGATCCTTGTTGTCTGTCGTATGCGCAGCGCTGGCAGGTGCCACCGGCGCCGTTTGCCGGGCAAGGGATGGGCGTGCCCGGGCATATCAGTCTATCGTTATTTTCCGCTCGCGGTCACCGCCCCGTCACAGCGCCGCCGCCAGGCGCATACCCTGGTCGATGGCCCGTTTGGCATCGAGCTCGGCGGCTTCGAAAGCCCCGCCGATCACATGCACGTTGACTCCGCTATCTTCCAGCGGCGTGATCAACTCACGTACCGACTCCTGACCGGCGCATACCACGATGGAATCCACCGCCAGCAGCCGCTGTTCGTCACCGTGGCGGAAATGCAGGCCCTGGTCGTCTATCTTCAGGTACTCGCATCCGGGCAGTGTCGTCACGCCACGTTTCTTGAGCGCCGCGCGATGCACCCAGCCGGTGGTCTTGCCCAGATTCTTGCCCGGCTTGGAATCCTTGCGCTGGAGCATGGTGATCTCACGGGGCACTTCCGGCGGCACTGCCGCCTTCAGGCCACCCCGATTGGAAACCTCCAGATCGACACCCCACTCGTCGCACCACGCCTGGGTATCGAGTGCCGGATGGCCCTGGTGCGAGAGCTGTTCCGACACATCGAAGCCGATGCCGCCGGCGCCGATGATCGCCACCTTTCTGCCGACCCGCTCGGGATGGCGGATGGCATCGGCGTAACTGATCACGCTGGGCGAGTCACTGCCGGGCAGGTCGAGTTCCCGTGGGCGTACGCCGGTGGCAAGTATCACCTCGTCGAACGTCTTGAGGGCCTGGGCATCGGCGCGGGTATTCAGGCGTACCTCCACATCGTGCTTGTCCAGCATCACCCGGTAGTAGCGCAGGGTTTCGTTGAACTCCTCCTTGCCGGGAATCCTGCGGGCATAATTGAACTGGCCGCCAAGCTCCTCGCCTTGTTCGAACAGCACCACCCGGTGGCCCCGGCTGGCGGCGGTAACCGCAGTGGCAAGCCCTGCC
It encodes the following:
- a CDS encoding Lrp/AsnC ligand binding domain-containing protein, translating into MQNAVILINTDKGQVKAVAERLADVDGISEVYSTCGRYDLVAIARTPDFESLAELVTERLNAVEGIRDTETLNAMQVHSRHDLETMFSLGW
- a CDS encoding high-potential iron-sulfur protein, which produces MANQSRRTFMRNSLMGLATLPLGAGILSKTAFAQELPRLDPESPNAQALNYVEEASEASDHPAYEEGERCDNCMFFVEDTEGCQLFPQHSVEPGGWCQSWTAQA
- a CDS encoding SpoVR family protein codes for the protein MNARREPIATGSDWNFATLERFDEELARLADEYRLDTYPNQIELITTEQMMDAYASVGMPVGYHHWSFGKQFLAVEQAYKRGQMGLAYELVINSDPCIAYLMEENTLMMQVLVMAHACYGHNSFFKGNYLFRAWTDAESIVDYLVFARKYISQCEERHGVQAVEQLLDACHALQNYGVDRYKRPSPVSASEEARRQEERERYLQTQVNMLWRTIPQPEGDSDILAGSDMSGEDPLGLHVGGRYPPEPQENLLYFIEKNAPLLAPWQREIVRIVRKMAQYFYPQRQTQVMNEGWACFWHYTLMNRLYDDGRVDEGLMLEFLQSHSAVIQQPDFDSPYYSGINPYALGFAIFTDIRRICEAPTDEDREWFPDLAGSPWRDSLEFAMRNFKDESFIQQFLSPKVMRDLKLFLVVDDDQEETLEVGAIHDERGYRRIREALSTQYALSVREPNIQIVEADIRGDRSLTLHHVQDGRRPLARSVYPVIRHLHQLWGFPVRLESREEDRVTRRYQWPITEGE
- a CDS encoding YeaH/YhbH family protein, which encodes MTYFIDRRPNAKHKSAVNRQRFLERYRKHIKRSVEEAVNRRSITDMERGEKVSIPTKDISEPVFQHGQGGANSIVAPGNKEFLEGDRIRRPSGGQGGQGSGEGNASNQGEGVDEFAFTLSREEFLEFVFDGLELPHLQRKPLKSLNEVKMVRAGLSRDGVPARISITRSMREAYARRIAMRAPIKRALKEACEALQLEECKDPVLRNPARITELKAEIQRLEKRLGAVPFIDTYDLRYHQLTAQPQPSSQAVMFCIMDVSGSMTQNHKDIAKRFFLLLYLFLERHYEKVELVFVRHHTAAREVGEEEFFYSRETGGTIVSSALTLVKQIIDKRYPAEQWNLYVAQASDGDNWDDDSDICRELLAKQLMPQLQYFAYVEITPHEHQSLWHEYTTVAQRFPERFAMRQIVEAGDIYPVFRDLFKRRLNQ
- a CDS encoding PrkA family serine protein kinase yields the protein MSIFDHVQDRFSRVQQEDMSLQEYLEMCRRDPSVYAGAAERLLEAIGEPDVIDTAKDPRLSRIFSNKVIRRYPAFAEFHGMEESIEQIVAYFRHAAQGLEERKQILYLLGPVGGGKSSLAERLKLLMERIPFYAIKDSPVYESPLGLFSPEEDGELLEKEYRIPQRHLKSIMSPWAAKRLKEYGGDISRFRVVRLYPSRLNQIAISKTEPGDENNQDISSLVGKVDIRQLELYSQDDPDAYSFSGGLCRANQGLMEFVEMFKAPIKVLHPLLTATQEGNYNPTEGMGAIPFDGIILAHSNESEWQAFRNNRNNEAFLDRVYIVKVPYCLRVSEEIKIYQKLLEESSLNAAPCAPDTLRMLAQFSVLSRLKVPENSSIYSKMRVYDGENLKDTDPRAKSIQEYRDAAGVDEGMEGLSTRFAFKILSKVFNFDGTEVAANPVHLLYVLEQALEREQLPSETFERYLGFIKEFLAPRYVDFIGKEIQTAYLESYSEYGQNIFDRYVTYADFWIQDQEYRDPETGELLDRQALNEDLEKIEKPAGISNPKDFRHEVVNFVLRARAQNNGMNPSWQSYEKLKGVIEHKMFANTEELLPVISFNAKASKSDQSKHEDFVARMVDRGYTEKQVRLLSEWYLRVRKSQ
- a CDS encoding low specificity L-threonine aldolase, whose protein sequence is MTPECTPRFLASDNTSGICPEAMEYLLKANQTDDLAYGNDSWTARAADRFRKMFDYDCEVFFVFNGTAANSLALAAMGRSFHSVICHELAHIETDECGGPEFFSNGAKLLTSPGVNGKLTPEGIEALVTKRNDIHYPKPKVISLTQATEVGTVYSREELLAIRAVADKYDLRLHMDGARFANACAALDATPAELTWQVGVDALCFSGTKNGLAFGEAILFFNRDLAEDFAWRCKQAGQLASKMRFIAAPWLGLLESGAWRTNAEHANAMAAYLARRLASLPGVSLMFPTQANSVFVELPPVLIDYLRQRGWTFYTFIGAGGVRFVCAWNTTTELLDDLLADMETGLRSLT